In Pseudomonas nunensis, a single window of DNA contains:
- a CDS encoding DUF3094 family protein, with product MTSRLNPDDQKHVEEYLHLSQHRVERRPFRPWMLLVLVLAVTIGLGLLSRLIGYLTL from the coding sequence ATGACCAGCCGCCTGAACCCAGACGACCAGAAGCATGTCGAAGAGTACCTGCACTTGTCCCAACACCGAGTCGAGCGCCGGCCTTTCCGGCCGTGGATGCTCTTGGTGCTGGTGCTGGCAGTGACCATTGGTTTGGGCTTGCTGAGCCGCCTTATCGGTTACCTGACGCTATGA
- a CDS encoding MOSC domain-containing protein yields MSPLQELIAEVPQVGRVRWIGVRPASHVPMIELDVVEARLEAGLTGDKARPGVRNARQVTLIQWEHLAVISSLMGRPDDQPVLPNDLRRNIVVSGINLFSLKGRRFKIGQAIFETTGWCQPCARLQNNLGPGTFQAVRGHGGITARVLQSGIIRLDDTVSVEPVPDSGYAPFNVR; encoded by the coding sequence GTGAGCCCATTGCAGGAGTTGATTGCCGAAGTCCCGCAAGTCGGCCGTGTGCGTTGGATCGGCGTGCGCCCGGCGTCGCATGTGCCGATGATTGAACTGGACGTCGTGGAAGCTCGACTTGAAGCCGGTTTGACCGGCGACAAGGCCCGCCCCGGCGTGCGCAATGCCCGGCAGGTGACGTTGATTCAGTGGGAACACCTGGCGGTGATCAGTTCGCTCATGGGTCGCCCGGACGATCAACCGGTGCTGCCGAATGACCTGCGGCGCAACATCGTCGTCAGCGGGATCAACTTGTTCAGCCTCAAGGGCCGGCGCTTCAAGATTGGCCAGGCGATTTTCGAAACCACGGGCTGGTGCCAACCGTGCGCACGCCTGCAAAACAACCTCGGCCCCGGGACTTTTCAAGCGGTTCGCGGCCATGGCGGAATCACTGCCCGGGTGTTACAAAGTGGAATCATTCGACTGGACGACACGGTGAGCGTCGAGCCTGTCCCCGACAGCGGCTATGCTCCGTTCAACGTTCGTTAA
- a CDS encoding DUF1780 domain-containing protein, with amino-acid sequence MDDSDYLRLLTIAAEQANAFLSNARKWERERWVCQRLLQGLNIPYRADEFAPAGEPPDVLFRDASFEVFFVLDEGRRLNDEWRDELQRRRSAFSLSSLVRREAKPRRIPANEFLLRLAPTLRKKAHNYKERGMDLGELDIIAFASLKREVLDLNSHFPPPTEYLRQGWRSLSLVGPTFARVLFAHPDAPDFLRSNLGRSIVFDVGISL; translated from the coding sequence ATGGATGACTCAGATTATTTACGCCTGCTGACCATCGCGGCCGAGCAAGCCAACGCGTTCCTGTCCAATGCCCGCAAATGGGAGCGTGAGCGTTGGGTCTGCCAGCGCCTGCTGCAAGGCCTGAACATTCCCTATCGCGCCGACGAATTCGCCCCTGCCGGCGAGCCGCCGGACGTGCTGTTTCGCGATGCCAGTTTCGAGGTGTTCTTCGTGCTCGACGAAGGCCGGCGCCTCAACGACGAATGGCGCGACGAACTACAACGCCGGCGCAGCGCGTTTTCCCTCAGTTCGCTGGTGCGCCGCGAGGCCAAGCCCCGGCGCATTCCGGCCAATGAATTCCTGCTGAGACTGGCGCCGACTTTGCGCAAAAAAGCCCACAACTACAAAGAACGCGGCATGGACCTGGGGGAACTGGACATCATTGCCTTCGCCAGCCTCAAGCGCGAAGTGCTGGACCTCAACAGCCACTTCCCTCCGCCCACTGAATACCTGCGCCAGGGTTGGCGCTCGCTGTCACTGGTCGGGCCGACATTCGCCCGGGTGCTGTTCGCTCATCCCGACGCGCCGGACTTCCTGCGCAGCAACCTGGGACGCAGCATCGTCTTCGATGTCGGGATCAGCCTGTGA
- a CDS encoding energy-coupling factor ABC transporter permease has product MIGAELLSPQSLAVGWLIYVPVVIWAICRAPWVELFTDSRRQHLLFGTVFALFMLWLVRRDFDTGVSYHFIGMTAVTLLLDWPLAILGGLIAQLGLVALGRQDLAAVGVNGALIILLPVLVTECCAILVERAQPRNPFVYIFVSGFFAAALSALLCLLLALTWLWFDERFAMPYWLEDFVGYLWLLIFPEAFINGMIISALVVFSPEWLETFNRTRYLSAPWKDDDPKS; this is encoded by the coding sequence ATGATCGGCGCAGAGTTGCTGTCACCGCAAAGCCTGGCGGTCGGCTGGCTGATTTACGTACCCGTGGTGATCTGGGCGATTTGCCGCGCGCCGTGGGTCGAGTTATTCACCGACAGTCGCCGCCAGCATTTGCTGTTCGGCACGGTGTTCGCGCTGTTTATGTTGTGGCTGGTGCGACGGGATTTTGATACGGGCGTGTCGTATCACTTTATCGGCATGACTGCGGTGACGTTGCTGCTGGACTGGCCGCTGGCGATTCTCGGTGGGTTGATCGCGCAACTGGGCTTGGTGGCGCTCGGGCGCCAGGACCTGGCCGCCGTCGGGGTGAATGGCGCGTTGATTATTCTGCTGCCGGTGCTGGTCACCGAGTGCTGCGCGATCCTGGTCGAGCGTGCGCAACCGCGTAATCCATTTGTGTATATCTTCGTTTCCGGTTTCTTTGCAGCAGCGCTGTCGGCGTTGCTGTGCCTGCTGCTGGCGCTGACATGGCTGTGGTTCGACGAACGTTTCGCGATGCCGTACTGGCTGGAAGATTTTGTCGGCTATCTGTGGCTGCTGATTTTTCCCGAAGCGTTTATCAACGGCATGATCATCAGCGCGCTGGTGGTATTCAGTCCCGAGTGGCTGGAGACGTTCAACCGCACTCGCTACCTGTCGGCGCCGTGGAAGGACGACGATCCCAAGTCTTGA
- the yacG gene encoding DNA gyrase inhibitor YacG, with protein MSQTPTVNCPTCGAPVEWSATNTYRPFCSDRCKLIDLGAWASEEHKIPVSPDAEDDLFSEDFEPRH; from the coding sequence ATGAGCCAGACCCCAACCGTCAATTGCCCAACCTGTGGCGCCCCTGTCGAATGGAGCGCCACCAACACCTACCGGCCTTTCTGTTCGGATCGTTGCAAACTGATCGACCTGGGTGCCTGGGCGTCGGAAGAACACAAGATCCCGGTGAGCCCGGATGCCGAGGACGACCTGTTCAGCGAAGACTTCGAACCGCGTCACTGA
- the coaE gene encoding dephospho-CoA kinase (Dephospho-CoA kinase (CoaE) performs the final step in coenzyme A biosynthesis.) — protein MNTPVEKPWILGLTGGIGSGKSAAAQHFIDLGVHVVDADHAARWVVEPGRPALAKIAEHFGPGVLQSDGQLDRAALRKLIFEVPEERRWLEALLHPLIAEEIVEHLAKAKSPYAILVSPLLIESGQYAMTQRVLVIDVPEQLQIERTLQRDQISEQQVQAILKAQSSRQDRVSHADDVVVNDRDLAWLHSEVERLHHFYLTLRGGQS, from the coding sequence ATGAATACCCCTGTGGAAAAACCCTGGATTCTCGGCCTGACCGGCGGCATCGGCAGCGGCAAAAGCGCGGCGGCCCAGCACTTCATCGACCTCGGTGTGCACGTGGTCGATGCTGATCACGCGGCGCGCTGGGTGGTGGAACCGGGTCGCCCGGCGCTTGCGAAAATTGCCGAGCACTTCGGCCCTGGCGTGCTGCAATCCGACGGGCAACTCGATCGTGCGGCGTTGCGCAAACTGATCTTCGAAGTCCCGGAAGAACGCCGCTGGCTCGAAGCGCTGCTGCATCCGCTGATCGCCGAGGAAATCGTCGAGCATCTGGCCAAGGCAAAATCGCCGTATGCGATTCTGGTGTCGCCGCTGTTGATCGAGTCCGGCCAATACGCCATGACCCAACGGGTGCTGGTGATCGACGTCCCGGAACAACTGCAGATCGAACGCACCCTGCAGCGCGACCAGATCAGCGAGCAACAGGTCCAGGCGATCCTCAAGGCCCAGTCCAGCCGCCAGGACCGCGTAAGCCATGCCGACGATGTGGTGGTCAACGACCGCGACCTCGCCTGGCTGCACAGCGAGGTCGAGCGCCTGCATCACTTTTATTTAACTTTGCGTGGAGGCCAGTCATGA
- a CDS encoding prepilin peptidase, whose protein sequence is MPLNEYLTLYPLAFVITALVLGLVVGSFLNVVIWRLPKMLEREWRTQAHDVLGLPIETPPPTYNLMLPHSQCPHCAQKIRAWENIPVLSYVLLRGRCSNCAAPISKRYPLTELACGLLSAFIAWQFGFGWPAGLLLVLTWGLLAMSLIDAEHQLLPDVLVLPLLWLGLIVNSFELFVPLHDALWGAVAGYLVLWSVFWLFKLITGKDGIGHGDFKLLAMLGAWGGWQVLPLTLLLSSLVGAILGVILLRLRDAKTSTPIPFGPYLAIAGWIALLWGGQITDFYWQFVGLK, encoded by the coding sequence ATGCCCTTGAATGAATACCTGACCCTGTATCCGCTGGCCTTTGTCATCACGGCGCTGGTGCTCGGCCTGGTGGTCGGCAGCTTCCTCAACGTAGTGATCTGGCGCCTGCCGAAAATGCTCGAACGGGAATGGCGAACGCAGGCTCACGACGTCCTCGGCCTGCCCATCGAAACACCTCCGCCGACCTACAACCTGATGCTGCCCCATTCCCAGTGCCCGCACTGCGCCCAGAAGATCCGCGCCTGGGAAAACATCCCGGTGCTCAGTTACGTGTTGCTGCGCGGGCGCTGCTCGAACTGCGCGGCACCGATCAGCAAGCGTTATCCGCTGACCGAACTGGCCTGCGGTCTGCTTTCGGCATTCATTGCCTGGCAGTTCGGCTTCGGTTGGCCTGCCGGCCTGCTGCTGGTGCTGACGTGGGGCCTGTTGGCGATGAGCCTGATTGATGCCGAGCATCAACTGTTGCCCGATGTCCTGGTGCTGCCGTTGTTGTGGCTGGGGCTGATCGTCAACAGCTTCGAGCTGTTCGTGCCGTTGCACGATGCATTGTGGGGTGCGGTGGCCGGTTACCTGGTGCTGTGGTCGGTGTTCTGGCTGTTCAAACTGATCACCGGCAAGGACGGCATCGGCCACGGCGACTTCAAGCTGCTGGCAATGCTCGGGGCCTGGGGTGGGTGGCAAGTGCTGCCGCTGACCCTGCTCTTGTCATCGCTGGTGGGGGCCATCCTTGGGGTGATTTTGCTGCGCTTGCGTGACGCGAAAACTTCGACGCCGATCCCTTTCGGGCCCTATCTGGCAATTGCCGGCTGGATTGCGTTGCTCTGGGGTGGTCAAATAACCGACTTCTATTGGCAGTTTGTCGGTTTGAAATGA
- a CDS encoding type II secretion system F family protein, producing the protein MAVKAAKISVYAWEGTDKKGTKMNGELSGQNPALIKAQLRKQGINPGKVRKKSASIFSFGKRIKAQDISLFTRQMATMMKAGVPLLQSFDIIGEGFDNPAMRKLVDEVKQEVAAGNSFAASLRKKPQYFDELYCNLVDAGEQAGALDTLLDRVATYKEKSEQLKAKIKKAMTYPLAVVFVAIIVTGILLVKVVPQFKTVFSGFGAELPSFTLMVIDLSEFMQEWWWVMLGALIAAIFGFRRAMKKSQPFRDRMDTWLLKLPLVGALMYKSAVARYARTLSTTFAAGVPLVDALESVAGATGNIVFKRAVLRIKQDVSTGMQLNFAMRTSGVFPNMAIQMAAIGEESGALDDMLDKVASFYEDEVDNMVDNLTSLMEPFIMVVLGVVVGGLVVAMYLPIFQLGSAI; encoded by the coding sequence ATGGCGGTCAAGGCAGCAAAAATCAGCGTGTACGCCTGGGAAGGCACGGACAAGAAAGGCACGAAAATGAACGGCGAGTTGAGCGGTCAGAACCCGGCGCTGATCAAGGCCCAATTGCGCAAGCAAGGGATCAATCCGGGCAAGGTGCGCAAGAAATCCGCGTCGATTTTCAGCTTCGGCAAACGCATCAAGGCCCAGGACATTTCCCTGTTCACCCGGCAGATGGCGACCATGATGAAGGCCGGTGTGCCGCTGTTGCAGTCGTTCGACATCATCGGCGAAGGCTTCGACAACCCGGCCATGCGCAAACTGGTGGACGAGGTGAAACAGGAAGTCGCCGCGGGCAACAGCTTCGCCGCATCCCTGCGCAAGAAGCCGCAGTATTTCGACGAGTTGTACTGCAACCTGGTGGATGCCGGTGAACAGGCCGGCGCACTCGATACCCTGCTGGATCGGGTGGCCACCTATAAAGAAAAGAGCGAGCAGCTCAAGGCCAAGATCAAGAAGGCCATGACGTATCCGTTGGCCGTGGTGTTCGTCGCGATCATCGTGACGGGGATTCTGCTGGTCAAAGTGGTGCCGCAATTCAAGACTGTGTTCTCCGGGTTTGGCGCCGAGTTGCCGTCCTTTACCTTGATGGTGATCGACTTGTCGGAGTTCATGCAGGAGTGGTGGTGGGTGATGCTCGGCGCGCTGATCGCCGCGATCTTCGGTTTTCGTCGTGCAATGAAAAAGTCGCAACCCTTTCGCGACCGGATGGACACCTGGCTGCTGAAACTGCCGCTGGTGGGCGCACTGATGTACAAGTCTGCCGTGGCGCGTTACGCGCGCACGCTGTCGACCACGTTCGCCGCCGGGGTGCCGTTGGTGGACGCACTCGAATCAGTGGCCGGCGCCACCGGCAACATCGTGTTCAAACGCGCGGTACTGCGCATCAAGCAGGACGTCTCGACCGGCATGCAGCTGAATTTCGCCATGCGCACCTCCGGTGTCTTCCCGAACATGGCGATCCAGATGGCCGCCATTGGCGAAGAGTCCGGCGCACTCGACGACATGCTCGACAAAGTCGCGAGTTTCTACGAGGACGAAGTGGACAACATGGTCGACAACCTCACCAGCCTGATGGAGCCGTTCATTATGGTAGTGCTCGGCGTTGTCGTTGGCGGGCTGGTAGTTGCGATGTACCTGCCTATTTTCCAACTCGGCTCAGCGATCTGA
- the pilB gene encoding type IV-A pilus assembly ATPase PilB has protein sequence MNDIALSGLAKQLVLAELLTEKSAQQAFQQAQRNRISLVSYLVQNKLVKSRQVAEIASEHFGMALLDLHCLDKETQPKGLVSEKLVRQHHALPLWRRGNKLFVGISDPTNHQAINDIQFSTGLSTEAILVEDDKLSDAIEKFFDSHATGLEEMADVDLDGLDIETVDDKNHDSIAGQDADDAPVVRFVHKMLLDAIKSGSSDLHFEPYEKTYRVRMRTDGILREVAKPPIQLAGRIAARLKVMASLDISERRKPQDGRIKMRLSKSKSIDFRVNTLPTLWGEKVVIRILDPSSAQMGIDALGYEPDQKALFMAALKQPQGMILVTGPTGSGKTVSLYTGLNILNTVDINISTAEDPVEINMEGINQVNVNPKQGLDFSQALRSFLRQDPDVIMVGEIRDLETAEIAIKAAQTGHLVLSTLHTNSAAETLTRLHNMGIPGFNIATSITLIIAQRLARKLCSHCKTPIEIPREALIKEGFPEERIGSFTIYEPVGCDHCNHGYKGRIGIYEVVKNTPDLQRLIMAEGNSLEIEIQMRKDGFNDLRTSGLIKAMQGITSLEEINRVTKD, from the coding sequence ATGAATGACATCGCTCTTAGCGGTCTGGCCAAGCAATTGGTGCTGGCCGAACTGCTCACTGAAAAAAGCGCGCAACAGGCGTTTCAGCAAGCCCAACGCAATCGTATTTCCCTGGTCAGCTACCTGGTGCAGAACAAACTGGTGAAGAGCCGGCAAGTGGCGGAGATTGCCTCGGAACATTTCGGCATGGCCCTGCTGGACCTCCACTGTCTGGACAAGGAAACCCAACCCAAGGGGCTGGTCAGCGAAAAACTGGTCCGCCAGCACCACGCCCTGCCCCTCTGGCGACGTGGCAATAAACTGTTCGTGGGGATTTCCGACCCGACCAATCATCAGGCAATCAACGACATCCAGTTCAGCACCGGCCTGAGCACCGAAGCCATCCTGGTAGAGGACGACAAGCTCAGCGACGCCATCGAAAAGTTCTTCGACAGCCACGCCACCGGCCTGGAAGAGATGGCCGATGTGGACCTCGATGGCCTGGACATCGAAACCGTCGACGATAAAAACCACGACTCCATCGCCGGGCAAGACGCCGATGACGCGCCCGTGGTGCGCTTCGTCCACAAGATGCTGCTCGATGCGATCAAGAGCGGCTCTTCCGACTTGCACTTCGAACCCTACGAAAAAACCTATCGGGTACGGATGCGCACCGACGGCATCCTGCGCGAAGTTGCCAAACCGCCGATTCAACTGGCTGGGCGAATTGCAGCCCGGCTTAAGGTTATGGCCAGCCTCGACATTTCCGAAAGACGCAAACCTCAGGACGGGCGGATCAAGATGCGCCTGTCCAAGAGCAAGTCCATCGACTTTCGGGTCAACACCTTGCCGACGCTGTGGGGCGAGAAAGTGGTGATCCGGATCCTCGACCCGTCCAGCGCCCAGATGGGCATCGACGCCCTCGGTTACGAGCCCGACCAGAAAGCCTTGTTCATGGCCGCCCTCAAGCAGCCACAAGGCATGATCCTGGTCACCGGCCCCACCGGCTCGGGCAAAACCGTGTCGCTCTACACCGGGCTGAATATTCTCAATACCGTGGACATCAACATTTCCACCGCCGAAGACCCGGTGGAGATCAACATGGAAGGCATCAACCAGGTCAACGTCAATCCCAAGCAAGGGCTGGATTTTTCCCAGGCCCTGCGCTCATTCCTGCGCCAGGACCCGGACGTGATCATGGTCGGCGAGATCCGCGACCTTGAAACCGCGGAAATCGCGATCAAGGCCGCCCAGACCGGGCACTTGGTGTTGTCGACCCTGCACACCAACAGCGCCGCGGAAACCCTGACCCGCCTGCATAACATGGGCATCCCGGGGTTCAACATCGCCACCTCGATCACCCTGATCATCGCCCAGCGCCTGGCGCGCAAGCTGTGCAGCCACTGCAAGACGCCGATCGAGATTCCCCGTGAAGCGCTGATCAAGGAAGGCTTCCCCGAGGAACGCATCGGCTCTTTCACGATCTATGAGCCCGTCGGTTGCGATCACTGCAACCACGGTTACAAAGGGCGAATCGGGATTTATGAAGTGGTGAAGAACACGCCAGACCTGCAACGGCTGATCATGGCCGAAGGCAATTCCCTGGAAATCGAGATCCAGATGCGCAAGGACGGCTTCAACGACCTGCGCACTTCCGGGCTGATCAAGGCCATGCAAGGCATTACCAGCCTTGAAGAAATCAACCGGGTCACCAAGGACTGA
- a CDS encoding pilin, protein MNTQKGFTLIELLIVVAIIGILATFALPQYSKYQARAKVTAGIAEVSALKVPYEDVINAGSADPTLTNVNAGVAATQNCTLSMTGTVAAGTGTLVCTLINAPAPVLGKTITLSRSATAGWTCATTVAPTYAPTGCAASGT, encoded by the coding sequence ATGAATACTCAGAAAGGTTTTACGCTGATCGAGCTGTTGATCGTGGTGGCGATCATCGGGATTCTGGCGACGTTTGCGTTGCCGCAATACTCCAAGTATCAGGCGCGGGCGAAAGTGACGGCTGGTATTGCTGAAGTGTCGGCTCTCAAAGTGCCGTATGAAGATGTGATTAATGCGGGTTCGGCTGATCCGACGTTGACCAACGTCAACGCCGGTGTGGCTGCGACTCAGAACTGTACTCTTTCGATGACAGGGACTGTAGCCGCCGGTACGGGCACACTTGTTTGTACACTGATCAATGCCCCGGCGCCTGTATTGGGCAAGACCATCACGCTTTCGCGCAGTGCGACTGCCGGCTGGACTTGCGCAACTACTGTAGCCCCGACTTATGCGCCAACCGGTTGCGCCGCCAGCGGGACTTGA
- a CDS encoding BON domain-containing protein produces the protein MKKFAIATAAALTLTMAGAAFAQTTTTTQAPMTLAAGEMTKAKETTSDTWITTKVKSDLVTEKGIPGTDIKVETNKGVVSLSSTVAITDAQKATAVAITKKIKGVKAVSADGLKAE, from the coding sequence ATGAAGAAGTTCGCTATCGCTACTGCTGCCGCGCTGACCCTGACCATGGCCGGTGCTGCTTTTGCACAAACCACCACAACTACCCAAGCCCCGATGACTTTGGCGGCTGGTGAGATGACCAAGGCTAAAGAAACCACTTCCGATACCTGGATCACTACCAAAGTGAAAAGCGATCTGGTTACCGAAAAAGGCATTCCAGGCACTGACATCAAAGTAGAAACCAACAAAGGTGTTGTATCCCTGTCGTCGACTGTAGCAATCACCGACGCTCAGAAAGCCACCGCTGTTGCGATCACCAAGAAAATCAAAGGCGTCAAAGCAGTTTCTGCTGACGGCCTGAAAGCCGAGTAA
- a CDS encoding DUF2845 domain-containing protein: MIRQLLIGLTLAMAASQASAADTLRCGSQLISVGDRSSEVLQKCGQPVSRDALGYKRSANRREEFPVEEWTYGPNSGMYQYLRFEGNRLVQITSKRGN; this comes from the coding sequence ATGATCAGACAATTGCTGATCGGCCTGACCCTGGCGATGGCCGCCAGTCAGGCCAGCGCAGCCGATACCCTGCGCTGCGGCAGTCAGTTGATCAGCGTGGGCGACCGGTCCAGCGAAGTGCTGCAGAAATGTGGACAACCCGTGTCCCGGGATGCGTTGGGCTATAAGCGCAGTGCCAACCGGCGCGAAGAGTTCCCGGTCGAGGAATGGACTTACGGTCCTAATAGCGGGATGTATCAGTACCTGCGGTTTGAAGGTAACCGACTGGTGCAGATCACCAGCAAGCGTGGGAACTGA